The genomic window TGTCGCGCCGTCGATTCTGCAGGTGGAGGGGGCGCGAGAGGTGGCCGTTGAAACCTTCAGCATGTCAAAGAGCTACAATATGCCCGGCTGGCGCATCGGCTTTTGCTGCGGGAACACTACCCTGGTGGGCGCCCTGGCGCGCATGAAATCCTATTTGGATTACGGCATGTTCACGCCGATTCAGGTAGCCGCGATCGCAGCCCTGGAGGGAGATCAGAGCTGCGTGTCGGAGATCAACGCTATGTACCAGTCCCGCCGCGATGTGCTTTGCGAGGGGCTCACCGCGAGCGGCTGGCCGGTTACGCCCCCCAAGGCGACCATGTTTGTCTGGGCGCAGATACCCGAGGCCTACAGGGAGATGGGATCTCTGGAATTCAGTAAAAAGCTGATTCGCGAGGCCAAGGTGGCCGTGTCACCCGGCATCGGCTTTGGTGAGTATGGCGAGGGTTATGTGCGCTTCGGGCTGATTGAGAACGAGCACCGAACTCGTCAGGCGATCCGCAATATCAAGCGTATGTTCCGCGAGGACGGCGTCAGCGAGGGCTAAGGCGTCCGCTGATCTCACCGCCATAGTATTAAACGCGGCATCCACAACAAGCAGTATTTGGAGAGTTTTTTAGCATGAGCGCATTGCGTATTGGAGTCTGCGGCAACGGCACTGTCGGAGGCGGCACCATCGAGCTGCTCCGCGATCAGGCTTCTCTGTTGGCGAGCCGCGCGGGCCGCCCCCTGGCCCTGACGCGCGTCGGTGCCCGGCGGGACCGGGATGACTGCCCCCTGGGGGATGTGCCGGTGCATCGCGATCTCTTGGAGGTGGCGCAGGCAGAGGATGTTGATGTGCTCGTCGAATGTATCGGCGGGACAGAGCTGGCCAGAGATCTTGTTGAGACCGCACTGCGCAGTGGAAAGTCCGTAGTCACGGCCAATAAGGCGTTGATAGCCGAGCACGGTAACGCACTCCTGGCCCTTGCGGAGGAGTGTGGTCAGAGTCTCCTTTGCGAGGCCGCGGTTGCCGGCGGCATACCCATACTCAAGGCCCTGCGCGACGGTATGGCCGCGAACACCGTGACGGAGGTGTCGGGGATTATCAACGGCACAGGGAATTTCATCCTGACCGAAATGGGCGCTCACCAGCGCTCCTTTGACGATGTTCTGGCGGAAGCCCAGGCCTTAGGTTACGCCGAAGCCGACCCCACTTTTGACGTTGAGGGCGTCGATGCGGCGCATAAACTCAGTATTCTTGCGGCCATGGCCTTCTCTACGCCCTTGAACTTTTCGGGGGTTTTCTGTGAGGGCATCAGTGCGGTAACGCCGGCGGATATTCAGTTCGCCGACGAGTTGGGGTATCGCATCAAGCATCTGGGTATCGCCAAGGCGCATGCCGACGGCGTCGAGCTCCGTGTACATCCCACACTGCTTCCCAAAGATGCTCTCCTGGCCAACGTGGACGGGGTACTCAATGCCGTGCGCCTGGAGGGGCATGCCGCAGGAGAGACCGTGTACTCCGGAGCGGGAGCCGGGCGCCTGCCAACCGCGTCGGCGGTGGTCGCCGATATTGTGGATCTCGCCCGGGCCGGTGCAGAGCCCGTGCACTGTCTTGGCGTGCCGGTCAAAGCGCTAAAGGCGTTGCCAACGCTGCCCATGGAGGCGGTGAGCAGTGCCTGGTACCTTCGCTTGCAGGCCGAGGATCGTCCGGGGGTGATGTCTCAGCTGGCCAGCTGCCTGGGCGCAGAAGGCATTAGCATCGAAGCGCTTATACAAAAGCCGCCAAAAGCGGCAGCGGCTACGGTGCCCGTGGTTGTGCTGACAAATACGGCCCGGGAGGACGCGCTGCGCAGAGCCGTGGCGGCTATTTCGGCCTTGCCGGGCATCACGGAACCCCATTGCATCCGAATAGAATCCTTAGACTAGAGGGAAAGCTGTGCGTTACATAAGTACTCGCGGTTCGGCACCAACGCTGAGTTTTGAGGAGGTGCTTCTCACCGGTTTAGCCAGTGACGGCGGCCTCTATGTCCCCGAGAGCCTGCCCAGTTTCACCTCTGCGGAACTTGAGGCAATGGCGTCTCTCGATTACCCCTCCCTGGCGCACCGCATCCTGCTGCCCTTTGTGGAGGAGGCTTTTACTGGCGAAGAACTGCGGGAAATCATTGATGACACCTATGCCGTGTTCCGCCACTCCGCCGTCGCCCCCCTGGTGCAGCTCGATCACAATCAATGGGTGTTGGAGCTTTTTCATGGACCTACGCTGGCCTTTAAGGATTTTGCCCTCCAGCTTCTGGGT from Congregibacter litoralis KT71 includes these protein-coding regions:
- a CDS encoding homoserine dehydrogenase, giving the protein MSALRIGVCGNGTVGGGTIELLRDQASLLASRAGRPLALTRVGARRDRDDCPLGDVPVHRDLLEVAQAEDVDVLVECIGGTELARDLVETALRSGKSVVTANKALIAEHGNALLALAEECGQSLLCEAAVAGGIPILKALRDGMAANTVTEVSGIINGTGNFILTEMGAHQRSFDDVLAEAQALGYAEADPTFDVEGVDAAHKLSILAAMAFSTPLNFSGVFCEGISAVTPADIQFADELGYRIKHLGIAKAHADGVELRVHPTLLPKDALLANVDGVLNAVRLEGHAAGETVYSGAGAGRLPTASAVVADIVDLARAGAEPVHCLGVPVKALKALPTLPMEAVSSAWYLRLQAEDRPGVMSQLASCLGAEGISIEALIQKPPKAAAATVPVVVLTNTAREDALRRAVAAISALPGITEPHCIRIESLD